The nucleotide window CTGACCCAGCATCGATCCTAGGCAGAGTTGAGAGTAAACGTGAAGAGTTAGCAGGGGCGTTTTGAACTAGTGAAGGAGGGCATAATCATTCTCTGTTGGGCACGAACGTGAAGGCCCTGCTGGAAGGCTTTTCATAGAAGCATCAAAGCATATTAGTGGAATCCTTCTGTTCAATTTCTAGAGAGTCAACCGATGCCCACCAATCTGCCTGTTGTTGCTAAGAAGAAATGGAATGAGGCTTCACTAGCCAGAACGCCACAGGAAAAAGTGGAGAAGCTAGAGGAGTTTCTCAGCCTAATTCCAAAGCACAAGGGAACAGAGAAGCTTCGAGCACAAGTGAAGCGCCAGATTTCAACTTTGCACAAAGAACTTGAGGAAAAAAGACGTCGAAGAGCTGGGCGAGGTGGGCCGCGATTTTTCTTTGAAAAAGAAGGCGCAGCACAGATCATTATTCTAGGCCCTACCAAGGTAGGCCGAAGCAGTCTACTAACTTCTGTGACTAACGCCAAGACCGATGTATCTGACTACCCCTTCACCACTCGTGAACCTGTGCCAGGCATGCTGCAATTTGAAGACCTCCAGTTTCAGCTGGTGGAAGCTCCAGCGCTGATTAAAGGTGCAGCAGGCAGCAGCTCAGGCGGACTTCAAACACTTGGGCTGGCCAGAAACGCCGATGGAATCATACTTATGGTCGACTTGTCTGAAGACACGACCCAACAGTTGACGACAATTCTGGAAGAACTCGAGAAAGCTCGCATTTTGACTCAGAAACCACGTGCTAGGGTCGAGATTGAGCGAAAACACGTCGGTGCCGGACTACGCATCATCATGTTCGGAAAGTTGCTAGACTGCAACCTCCGCGATGTTGAAAACCTGCTCAAAGGGTATCGAATCGTTGACGCGACCGTCAAGATTTATGGCAAAGCAACACTTGATGATGTTGAAGATGCCATTTTCGAGAGCACCATTTACAGACCTGCAATCGTGGTTGCCAATAAAGCGGACTTGCCCGAGGCAGAAGGCGCGTTGCAGCAGTTGAAGCAGTTCGTGGGCAATACGTTGCCGATAGTGCCGGTTTCATGTCGCACAGGAACGGGATTGGAAAAACTAGGAGCAGAAGTCTTCAAGGCACTGGACATAATCAGAGTTTATACTAAAGAGCCAAACGATCGTGAACCTTCGAGTAACCCGTTCATTTTGAAGAGTGGCTCAACTGTAGCTAGTTTAGCCAGGCAGATTCACAGCGACTTTATCGAGAGATTCGCGTACGCTCGAGTTTGGGCAAAAAGGCTCACATTCAGTCCGCAGAAGGTTGGCCCATCGTTCCCACTGAAAGACAAAGACAGCGTGGAGCTACGCACAAGATAGAAGATGCCGTTAGCTAACGTGACGAACGCGCAATTCTTTCGATTTCGTTGCGTTTCGAGACAGCGTAGCTTTTGACGTCTTTGTTAGCGGCTAAGATTAGCTCTTCAGATACGCATTCTTCCAACGTTCGCGGATTATTCAACGATGCCTTTCTTGCGCCTTCCGTGAGCAAACGCAATGCCA belongs to Candidatus Bathyarchaeia archaeon and includes:
- a CDS encoding GTPase — encoded protein: MPTNLPVVAKKKWNEASLARTPQEKVEKLEEFLSLIPKHKGTEKLRAQVKRQISTLHKELEEKRRRRAGRGGPRFFFEKEGAAQIIILGPTKVGRSSLLTSVTNAKTDVSDYPFTTREPVPGMLQFEDLQFQLVEAPALIKGAAGSSSGGLQTLGLARNADGIILMVDLSEDTTQQLTTILEELEKARILTQKPRARVEIERKHVGAGLRIIMFGKLLDCNLRDVENLLKGYRIVDATVKIYGKATLDDVEDAIFESTIYRPAIVVANKADLPEAEGALQQLKQFVGNTLPIVPVSCRTGTGLEKLGAEVFKALDIIRVYTKEPNDREPSSNPFILKSGSTVASLARQIHSDFIERFAYARVWAKRLTFSPQKVGPSFPLKDKDSVELRTR